CGCCGCCAAGGCGGGAAACGTGGGCGTCGAAGCGCTCTCCACTTCGATGCTCGTGCAATTGGTGGAGAATGCGGCCATCCACTGCATCGAGCCTGCGCTCGAGCCGGGCGAAGTCACGCTCGGGACGCACGTCGATCTGGAACACCACAAGCCGGTGCCGGTCGGCTTCATCGTCCGCATCGAGGTAGAAATCGTCATGATCGACGGTCCGCGCGTCAGTTTTGCCGTCCAAGTCTTCGACGAGCAGGAGCCGGTGGCAGAGGGGACGCACGAACGTTACGTCATCGAGCGCTCGAAATTTCTGAGCCGTCTCGAAGAAAAGCTCTCATAACCCCCATCCATCGGCCCGTTTCAAGAATTTATTAAGAATTCGCGGCTGATACTGCAGGGGGGGCAATCGTACGTTCCCGAAGAAGGTTCGGAAGGATTGTTATTGGGGTACCCCTGCGCCGCGCCGGTGGGCCGGTCCGCCGCGGGAACTCGGATGCGAAAGCGCCCGACCTAAAGCAAACTTGA
This is a stretch of genomic DNA from Candidatus Dormiibacterota bacterium. It encodes these proteins:
- a CDS encoding thioesterase family protein, whose product is MSAKLDIGRSYSLQSRVEEWMTAAKAGNVGVEALSTSMLVQLVENAAIHCIEPALEPGEVTLGTHVDLEHHKPVPVGFIVRIEVEIVMIDGPRVSFAVQVFDEQEPVAEGTHERYVIERSKFLSRLEEKLS